A genomic stretch from Pararhizobium sp. IMCC21322 includes:
- the miaB gene encoding tRNA (N6-isopentenyl adenosine(37)-C2)-methylthiotransferase MiaB, whose translation MVETSTEQTQMIPTPEQDAKQDAKQGTDGSSKKVFVKTYGCQMNVYDSTRMTDALAPEGYAETKIIEDADLVILNTCHIREKAAEKVYSEIGRIRKIRDARGENAKPMKIGVAGCVAQAEGKEIMRRAPIVDLVFGPQSYHRLPGLLKSVEAGEQVVETEFPEEDKFQHLPAAKPAITKARGYTSFLTVQEGCDKFCTFCVVPYTRGAEVSRPVRDIVAEARSLVAAGVKEITLLGQNVNAYHGKGEDQTSWGLGSLLEELSGISGLARLRYTTSHPRDMDDRLIAAHRDIPSVMPYLHLPIQSGSDSILAAMNRRHTRRDYVELIEKIRTGRPDLALSGDFIVGFPGETEADFEDTMSLIREVGYAQAYSFKYSPRPGTPAASHEEQVPEEVKSERLQRLQTLLNKQQIAFNASKVGTTMDVLLERKGREPGQLGGRSPWLQPVHLMASEDLIGTLQSVLITGITKFSLSAELIAPSNADAA comes from the coding sequence ATGGTTGAAACCAGCACTGAGCAGACACAGATGATCCCGACGCCGGAACAGGACGCAAAACAGGACGCAAAACAGGGCACAGACGGCAGTTCCAAAAAGGTTTTTGTCAAAACCTATGGCTGCCAGATGAATGTCTATGATTCCACGCGCATGACCGATGCGCTGGCGCCGGAAGGCTATGCCGAAACCAAAATTATCGAAGATGCCGATCTGGTCATTCTCAATACCTGTCACATTCGTGAAAAAGCCGCTGAAAAAGTCTATTCGGAGATTGGCCGCATTCGGAAAATCCGCGACGCACGTGGTGAAAATGCCAAGCCGATGAAGATTGGCGTGGCGGGCTGTGTGGCACAGGCCGAGGGCAAGGAAATCATGCGCCGCGCGCCGATTGTCGATCTGGTGTTTGGCCCGCAAAGCTATCATCGTCTGCCGGGCCTGTTGAAAAGCGTTGAAGCCGGGGAGCAGGTGGTCGAAACCGAATTTCCCGAAGAAGACAAGTTTCAGCATCTGCCTGCCGCGAAACCAGCCATCACCAAAGCCCGTGGCTACACATCCTTTTTAACCGTGCAGGAAGGCTGCGACAAGTTCTGCACCTTTTGCGTGGTGCCCTATACACGCGGCGCCGAGGTCTCGCGTCCGGTGCGCGATATTGTTGCAGAAGCCCGCTCTCTGGTTGCTGCCGGTGTGAAGGAAATCACGCTGCTGGGGCAAAACGTCAATGCCTACCACGGCAAGGGCGAAGATCAGACCAGTTGGGGACTGGGCAGCTTGCTGGAGGAATTGTCCGGCATCTCAGGGTTGGCACGGCTGCGTTACACCACAAGCCATCCAAGAGATATGGATGACCGGCTGATTGCGGCCCATCGCGATATTCCATCAGTGATGCCGTATCTTCATCTGCCGATCCAGTCCGGCTCCGACAGCATTCTGGCAGCGATGAACCGGCGGCATACGCGGCGCGACTATGTGGAATTGATTGAGAAAATCCGCACCGGTCGGCCCGATCTGGCGCTTTCCGGCGACTTCATTGTTGGCTTTCCGGGGGAAACCGAGGCCGATTTTGAGGACACCATGTCGCTGATCCGGGAAGTTGGTTATGCACAGGCCTATTCGTTCAAATACAGCCCTCGGCCCGGAACACCAGCTGCGTCCCATGAGGAACAAGTACCGGAAGAGGTCAAGTCTGAGCGGTTGCAACGGCTGCAGACCTTGCTGAATAAACAGCAGATTGCCTTTAATGCGTCAAAAGTCGGAACTACAATGGATGTGCTGCTGGAGCGCAAAGGACGGGAGCCGGGTCAATTGGGCGGTCGTTCACCATGGCTTCAACCGGTGCATCTGATGGCATCTGAAGATCTGATCGGGACATTGCAGAGCGTCTTGATAACGGGTATCACAAAATTCAGCTTGTCTGCGGAGCTGATCGCGCCTTCTAATGCAGATGCGGCCTGA
- a CDS encoding PhoH family protein: protein MRGDAISDLTIPETELDQIVLVFDDNRLVGDLFGQFDQNLAMLEQLLSVEALARGNQVTLRGSKDACAEARDVLETLYQRLAAGDELSPGDVDGVIRMVRAEAAQPSLPTLEEDKNGKGSRVAMSQISTRRKTVIARTPTQDAYIRAMQRNELVFGLGPAGTGKTYLAVAYAAARLERGEASRLILSRPAVEAGERLGFLPGDMREKVDPYLRPLYDALYDMMPPERVERGLQSGMIEVAPLAFMRGRTLADAIVILDEAQNTTSMQMKMFLTRLGENSQMIVTGDASQVDLPSGQVSGLVEATKLLENVEGVSMIRFNDRDVVRHQLVARIVRAYDKAGATAARR, encoded by the coding sequence ATGCGTGGCGATGCGATTAGTGATCTGACTATTCCGGAAACGGAACTCGATCAGATTGTTCTGGTATTTGACGACAACCGTTTGGTCGGAGATCTGTTCGGCCAGTTTGATCAAAACCTTGCAATGCTTGAGCAGCTGTTAAGTGTGGAAGCACTTGCACGGGGCAATCAGGTGACTTTGCGCGGCAGCAAGGATGCCTGTGCTGAGGCACGCGACGTGCTTGAGACCCTGTATCAGCGTCTGGCTGCCGGTGACGAATTGTCTCCAGGCGATGTGGATGGTGTGATCCGGATGGTTCGTGCGGAAGCCGCACAGCCTTCCCTTCCAACATTGGAAGAAGACAAGAATGGCAAGGGCAGCCGTGTTGCGATGTCGCAAATCTCGACACGCCGCAAAACCGTGATTGCCCGCACGCCGACACAGGATGCCTATATCCGTGCCATGCAGCGCAATGAGCTGGTGTTTGGCCTTGGGCCGGCAGGAACCGGTAAAACCTATCTGGCCGTTGCCTATGCGGCCGCTCGGCTGGAACGCGGAGAAGCGTCACGGCTGATCCTGTCACGTCCAGCAGTGGAGGCCGGCGAACGGCTTGGTTTTCTGCCCGGTGATATGCGCGAGAAGGTCGATCCCTATCTGCGTCCGCTTTACGATGCGCTCTACGATATGATGCCTCCGGAGCGGGTAGAGCGGGGCTTGCAATCCGGCATGATTGAGGTTGCACCACTTGCCTTCATGCGTGGGCGGACCCTGGCGGATGCGATTGTTATTCTGGATGAAGCCCAGAACACCACATCCATGCAGATGAAAATGTTCCTCACCCGCCTTGGTGAAAATTCGCAGATGATCGTGACCGGCGATGCCAGTCAGGTGGATTTGCCGTCGGGACAGGTTTCAGGTCTGGTGGAAGCCACAAAATTGCTCGAAAATGTTGAGGGGGTCTCGATGATCCGCTTCAACGATCGGGATGTGGTGCGTCACCAACTGGTTGCCCGCATCGTGCGTGCCTATGACAAGGCCGGTGCCACTGCGGCCCGCCGTTAG